The Altererythrobacter sp. ZODW24 genome window below encodes:
- the gcvPB gene encoding aminomethyl-transferring glycine dehydrogenase subunit GcvPB, with amino-acid sequence MNAPNKSGWKPEMHADSAAPVPLTASGDRGLMLEEKLIFELGGPDNCGVDIDEPEYDVMPSLSGNLRAEPAPLPGLAEPETVRHYTRLSRQNYGIDLGPFPLGSCTMKHNPRLNEKVARMPGFADVHPLQPVQTVQGALGVINELAHWLIALTGMYGVAMTPKAGAHGELCGVLCIRSALEAKGDAREVFLVPESAHGTNPATAAFAGYRVENIPATPDGRVDLEALKARLGPDVAGVMITNPNTCGLFERDLKAISDAVHAAGGYVYCDGANFNAIVGKVRPGDLGVDAMHINLHKTFSTPHGGGGPGSGPVVLSEALAPYGPLPYTARTKDGVIHLVEEADAEAFSEEHFDGNMRSFGRMAAFQGQMGMFTRALAYILSHGADGLRQVAEDCVLNANYILRSLEDVLEAPYAGAGPCMHEALFSDNGLAEGFSTLDIAKGLIDEGFHPMTVYFPLVVHGAMLIEPTETESKDGTDRLIASLRSVAERAVAGDESLHSAPHFTPRRRVDETLAARKPVLVYKDPTEET; translated from the coding sequence ATGAACGCCCCGAACAAGAGCGGTTGGAAGCCTGAAATGCACGCTGATAGCGCGGCTCCCGTCCCGCTAACAGCAAGCGGTGACCGCGGGCTGATGCTCGAAGAGAAGCTGATCTTTGAGCTTGGCGGCCCCGACAATTGCGGTGTTGATATTGACGAGCCGGAATATGACGTCATGCCGTCACTTTCGGGCAATTTACGGGCAGAACCAGCGCCTTTGCCCGGCCTGGCGGAGCCAGAAACGGTGCGTCACTATACCCGCCTCAGCCGCCAGAACTACGGTATCGACCTCGGCCCGTTCCCGCTGGGCAGCTGCACGATGAAGCACAATCCGCGCCTCAATGAAAAGGTCGCGCGGATGCCCGGCTTTGCCGATGTGCACCCATTACAGCCCGTCCAGACGGTGCAGGGCGCGCTAGGGGTTATCAATGAGCTCGCTCATTGGCTCATCGCGCTCACCGGTATGTACGGTGTGGCAATGACCCCCAAGGCAGGTGCGCACGGTGAATTATGCGGCGTGCTGTGTATCCGTTCGGCGCTGGAGGCGAAGGGCGATGCTCGCGAGGTATTCCTCGTTCCTGAGAGTGCCCATGGCACAAACCCGGCCACTGCCGCCTTCGCTGGTTACCGCGTGGAGAACATCCCTGCGACCCCAGACGGGCGCGTGGATCTGGAGGCTCTCAAGGCCCGGCTTGGCCCTGATGTCGCGGGTGTCATGATCACAAATCCCAATACTTGCGGGCTGTTCGAGCGTGATCTTAAAGCAATTTCTGATGCTGTTCATGCAGCCGGCGGCTACGTTTATTGCGACGGCGCTAACTTCAACGCCATCGTCGGCAAGGTGCGCCCGGGCGACCTTGGTGTGGATGCGATGCACATCAATCTGCACAAGACATTCTCGACCCCTCATGGCGGCGGCGGACCCGGCAGCGGGCCCGTTGTGCTGAGTGAAGCGCTCGCGCCTTACGGACCGTTGCCGTATACTGCGCGGACTAAAGACGGCGTTATTCACCTCGTTGAAGAAGCGGACGCCGAGGCCTTCTCGGAAGAGCACTTCGACGGAAATATGCGCAGCTTTGGCCGGATGGCGGCGTTTCAGGGCCAGATGGGCATGTTCACCCGAGCGCTGGCCTATATCCTCAGCCACGGCGCCGACGGCCTTCGTCAGGTCGCCGAGGACTGCGTGCTCAACGCCAATTACATCCTGCGTAGCCTCGAGGACGTACTCGAAGCACCTTATGCCGGTGCAGGACCCTGCATGCATGAGGCGCTGTTCAGCGATAATGGCCTCGCGGAGGGCTTCTCGACGCTCGATATTGCCAAGGGGCTGATCGATGAGGGTTTCCACCCGATGACGGTCTATTTCCCGCTGGTGGTGCATGGCGCAATGCTGATCGAGCCGACCGAGACCGAGAGCAAGGATGGCACCGACCGCCTGATTGCCTCGCTGCGTTCGGTGGCCGAGCGGGCTGTTGCTGGCGACGAAAGCCTGCACAGCGCACCGCACTTCACCCCGCGCCGCCGGGTCGACGAAACACTCGCCGCGCGCAAGCCAGTGCTGGTGTATAAAGACCCAACCGAGGAAACCTAA
- the gcvPA gene encoding aminomethyl-transferring glycine dehydrogenase subunit GcvPA yields the protein MRYLPLTADDRTAMLAKIGVGAIDDLFADVPEEARLDGPIRDLPMHASEMAVERHMGRLSANNLNAGQVPFFLGAGAYRHHIPASVDHLIQRGEFLTAYTPYQPEIAQGTLQVLFEFQSQVARLFGTDIANASLYDGSTACWEAVAMAGRITKRNRVVLSGALHPHYTSTVKTMAKFTKDIIADAMPTIQGLPDNSGLIARIDDETSAVVVQYPDILGRVGNLQEVADAAHAKGALLIAVVTEPVALGMLKAPGALGADVVVGEGQSIGVGLNFGGPYLGLFGCRQKYVRQMPGRLCGETVDADGKRSFVLTLSTREQHIRREKATSNICTNSGLCALAFSIHMTLLGGGGLNKLARVNHSRARQTAERLAQVPGVRIINDNYFNEFAVMLPRDARDVVRELADMDVLGGVSLGRLYPGADQLANGLLVTATETTTAEDIEAFGAALEQLLSGDGA from the coding sequence ATGCGCTACCTGCCCCTGACTGCCGATGATCGCACTGCAATGCTCGCCAAAATTGGCGTTGGCGCGATTGACGATTTGTTCGCCGATGTGCCTGAAGAGGCGCGGCTGGATGGTCCGATCCGCGATTTGCCGATGCATGCCAGTGAAATGGCTGTGGAGAGGCACATGGGTCGGCTTTCGGCCAATAACCTCAATGCGGGGCAAGTGCCGTTCTTCCTAGGGGCAGGGGCTTACCGCCACCATATCCCCGCCAGTGTCGATCATTTGATCCAGCGCGGTGAGTTTTTGACCGCCTATACCCCCTATCAGCCCGAAATCGCGCAGGGCACGCTGCAAGTGCTGTTCGAATTCCAATCGCAGGTTGCGCGGCTGTTCGGTACAGACATCGCCAATGCCTCGCTCTACGACGGCTCTACGGCGTGCTGGGAAGCAGTTGCGATGGCCGGCCGGATCACCAAGCGTAACCGTGTGGTTCTGTCAGGCGCGCTGCATCCGCATTACACCTCGACAGTCAAAACAATGGCGAAGTTCACCAAGGACATCATCGCCGACGCCATGCCGACGATACAGGGTCTGCCAGACAATAGCGGCCTGATTGCGCGGATTGATGACGAGACCAGCGCTGTTGTCGTCCAATATCCCGATATCCTCGGCCGCGTGGGTAACTTGCAGGAAGTCGCCGATGCGGCGCATGCCAAGGGCGCATTGCTGATCGCGGTTGTGACCGAGCCGGTTGCGCTGGGCATGCTCAAGGCACCGGGCGCTTTGGGAGCAGACGTGGTCGTGGGCGAGGGCCAATCAATTGGCGTTGGCCTCAATTTCGGCGGACCGTATCTTGGCTTGTTCGGATGCCGCCAAAAGTATGTCCGCCAGATGCCGGGAAGGCTTTGCGGCGAGACGGTCGATGCGGATGGAAAGCGCAGTTTCGTGCTGACACTCTCAACCCGCGAGCAGCATATTCGCCGTGAGAAGGCGACGAGTAACATTTGTACTAATTCAGGACTTTGCGCGCTAGCTTTCAGTATTCACATGACCTTGCTTGGCGGAGGAGGGCTCAACAAACTTGCCCGCGTCAACCATTCGCGCGCCCGTCAGACGGCAGAGCGATTGGCCCAGGTGCCCGGCGTCCGCATTATCAACGATAATTACTTCAACGAGTTCGCGGTGATGTTGCCGCGCGATGCCCGCGATGTGGTACGTGAATTGGCAGATATGGACGTGCTGGGCGGTGTTTCGCTTGGACGACTTTATCCGGGAGCGGATCAGCTCGCAAACGGCCTGCTCGTCACCGCGACAGAAACCACCACCGCCGAAGATATCGAGGCGTTCGGCGCAGCGTTGGAGCAACTGCTTTCAGGAGACGGCGCATGA
- the gcvH gene encoding glycine cleavage system protein GcvH produces the protein MTRYFTEEHEWIDVDGDVGTVGITDYAQGQLGDITFVEVPSEGDTLAKGDAPCVVDSVKAASDVYSPVSGEVTEANAALEEQPELVNSDPEEDGWLFKLTLSDMSELDDLMDDAKYKAFVESL, from the coding sequence ATGACCCGCTATTTCACCGAAGAACATGAATGGATCGACGTCGACGGCGATGTCGGCACAGTCGGTATTACCGATTACGCGCAAGGGCAGCTGGGCGACATCACCTTCGTCGAAGTGCCAAGCGAGGGCGATACGCTGGCAAAGGGCGACGCACCATGCGTGGTCGATTCCGTGAAGGCTGCATCGGATGTCTACTCGCCTGTGTCGGGCGAAGTGACCGAAGCGAATGCCGCCCTCGAAGAGCAGCCCGAACTGGTCAATTCTGACCCGGAAGAAGACGGATGGCTGTTCAAACTGACACTCTCCGACATGTCCGAGCTCGATGACCTGATGGACGATGCGAAGTACAAAGCGTTTGTAGAAAGCCTGTAA